The nucleotide window GGACGATCGGCGAGTGCGGATCGTCCTCCTGATCGGAGTGCTTGTGGTGGTGGCGGTGGTGCCCGGCCCACCACAGCGGCCCCTTCTGCATCGCGGCGCAGCCGATCCACGCAAGCACGAACTGGAACCAGCGGCTCGTCTTGTAGGCGCGGTGGGCGAAGTAACGGTGGTACACACCGGTAATGCCGAACATACGCGTGACATAGAAGAGCAACCCGAGCCCCGCGGCCTCCCAGGTGAACGGCACGAAGAACGGCGCCACCACCGCCGCGACGTGCAGCAGGATGAACGGAACAGTACGCGCGCGCGCGTACCAGTCCATTGCCGGCTCGGGTAACTGTGGCAGTTTGGGAACGGTAATCACGGGCGACACGCCCGAATTTGGTGCAGTGGCAGGAATAGCGGCGGCTCCGATGAGCGTGCGAGTTGGATACGGCGTCCTGGATAAAATTAGGACTCCCAGGTCGCTAATGCTCGCATGAAATCCGAAATCCCACAAGCCGCATTGCCGGTGCCGTCACGGCGCCCCGAAAGCGATGATCGCGGTGCCAACGGATCCCAACCGCTTTTCTGCGTGGCCAGTTGACACAAGCCCGGGCGAGCATTCGTGGACGCGGCTCACGCCGTCCACGGGGTACTTTTTGTGCTGCGTGTGGTGCCAAGTGTGGAGTTCGTGTGCGGGCTTTCGAGACCCTGCCGGTTCAACGTACTGGCTCGGCCTCAAGACCCTAACGTACCGGACGTTCGGCGGCGCCTCATGCTTGCCCGCGTAAAGCGTCGGACATAACCGGGGCCGCACCCAGACACCCGGACGCACCGGCCGGAATATGTTTTCCCGCGCCGAGGCCGTTTGTGTAAATTAGAGCACGTCTGCTCCTTCGGAGACCGTCTCAATGCGCCGTTACGGGATGCCGCTCGCCGTTGTGCTGCTGCTCGCCGCGCTGCCGCTCGTTCCGATCGTCGGGCAGGAAAAACGAGTGCCCCCGGACGCACCGGTGCTTCCGGGCAAACGTCTCCCGGCGCGCCCCGGTGCGGGTCCGACCGCTTCCCCCGGCGCGCAACTCAGTGACGACGCGGCGTTGAAGGCTGCGGGGCTCACGTCGACCGACGCCGACTCGCTGCTCGCCTACCTCAAGGCTCGCACCCTTTCGGACGACGACCAGAACAAAATCGGTGAGGTGATTGCCCGCTTCGGCACCGACGAGTTCGAGGCGCGCGTCCGGGCCACGGACGAGGTGGAGAAGTTCGGCTCCGCGGCGATCGGCCCGCTCAAGGCCGCGGTGCAGAACCCCGACCCCGAGGTCGCGTACCGTGCGCGGATCGCGCTGAAGCGGGTGGAAAAAGTCCCCCACTCGGCCGTGGCGTCGGCCGCGGTCCGCGCGCTGGTCAAGCTCAAACCCAGGGATGCCGCGGCGGTGATGCTCGGGTTCCTCCCGATGGCCGACACGGAGGAAGTGGCGGACGACATCCGCGCCGGCCTCGTCGCGCTGGCGGTCAACGACGCCGGTAAACCGGAGCCGGCCCTGCTCAAGGCGCTCGACGACAAGTTAGTGGTCCGCCGATCCGCTGCGTACGTCGCGCTGACAGAAGGCGGCGCCGGCGCCGAACGCATTCGCATCAAGGACGCGTTCCCGCTGGTGAAGGCCGCGGTGCGAAAGGAGTCCGACACCGACGCCAAGTTTCGTGGGCTGTGGGCGCTGCTGCTCACCACTCGCGAACGGGAGTTCGTCCCGGACCTGATCGGCCTGATCCCGCAGTTGCCCCGCGGTCGCATCTGGCAGTTGGAGGAGTTCCTCCTGCTCGCCGCCGGGGACACCCGACCGGACGCCAAGTTCGGCAAATCCGAGGAGTCACTAACGAAGGCACGCGACGCGTGGGCCGGGTGGTGGAAGCAGAAGGGCGCCGCGTTCGATCTGGCGGCGTTCGAGTTCAACCCGCGCATCACCGGCTTCACGGACGTGATCGAGTACGACGGAAGTTTCGGGCGCTACCGGGTCGTCACGCTGGGGCCGGACCAGAAGGAGAAAGCTCATCTGGGGGCGATCGGGGTGAATCAACTCAGCTTCCCGACCGACGTGAAGAAGTTGCCCAACGGTAACTACCTGATCGCGGAGTTGAACATGAACCGCGTGACGGAGCGCGACTCCACGAGCCGCATCGTGAAGACCACGATCATTACGCAGCCGCTCGGCGTCGAACTGCTGTCCGACGGTGGGGTGGTGTACGTGTGCCGCAACCAGATCCTCGTGCGCGACAAGGACGGCAAGCAAGTGTGGCAGTTCACGCGCGGACAGCACGACATTATGGGCGGGTGCCGGCTGCCGAACGGTGACATCGCGTTCGTGACGATGTGGAACGGTGCGAACAACCAGGCGAACTTGTTCCGCCTGGCCGGTAAAGACGGCAAAGAGGTGGGCAAGCCGCTGTCGCTGGCCCGGGTACAGCAACTGCACGGCATGAACGCATCCGGCGACGACCGGATTCTGGTGTGCGAGTACAACCGCGTGGCCGAGTACGATCTGAAGGCCGGCAAAGAGGTGTGGAAGTACGACGTGAACAACGCGACGTGCGCGCAGCGGCTGCCGAACGGCCACACACTCATCACGTACATGTCCGCGTCGCAGGGCCAGCCCGGCAAAGTGATCGAGGTGGACACGAGTGGCGACATCGTGTGGGACTACTCGCCGAAGGACAACATGCGCCCGTCCCGAGCGATCCGGCGGTAACACCCACGAAGGTGGCAAGGGCGTGCGCACGATCCGTGGCGCATTGCTCAGCGACGATGAACGGTTCACCAAACACTTCGCAGGCACGACAACACCGGGGTGCAGCACCTCGCCCCGGCACTGATCGCACGCGTCCACCAGGTTCACGAGCGGCAAGTCCACACCCGTGCCTCTGAACTATCACCACACCGCACCGGCGTACTCCGACGCGCGACAGGGAGATCAGAACAGAGCAACTCGCCCTGGCGACCGCATGACCGAATCCGGCAACGGGTTACATTGTGCATCGTGGCATCCGCCTGCTACCGGAAAGTGGTAAATAGTCTGCCGGGCGCGCATAAACCCGTAACTTAACGGGAAGAATCTCCATACTCAGTTTTGGGACAGCAATGGCGCGCGTACTCATCGCCGACAAGCTGGAGTCGTCCGGGATCGAACTGCTTCAGGCCGCTGGGATCGAAGTGGACAACCGCCCCGGTTTGAAGGGGGATGAGCTGAAGGCCGCCATTCAGGCCGCCGACGCCGTCATCTGTCGGTCGCAGCCGAAGCTCAGCGCCGAGTACTTCGACAACCCTGGAAAGATGCGCGCGGTGGCTCGCGCCGGCGTCGGCGTGGACAACATCGACGTGGCCGCGGCCACCCGCAAGGGGGTCGTGGTGATGAACACGCCCGGCGGGAACACGGTGTCCGCCGCGGAGCACACCATCGCCCTCTTGCTCGCCCTCTCGCGGCGCATCCCGGCCGCGGACGCGACCATGAAGGCGGGCGGTTGGGACCGCAACAAGTTCGTCGGGACCGAGGTGGCGGGTAAGGTGCTCGGCGTGGTCGGGCTCGGGCGTATCGGGCGCGAGGTGGCGCGGCGCGCGAAGGGCCTCGACATGAAGGTGATCGCGCTGGACCAGTTCGTGACTGCCGCCAAGGTGGCCGAACTGGGGTACGAGTCGGCGGCGAGCCTGGACGAGCTGCTGCCCAAGGTCGACTATCTCACGCTGCACGTTCCCGGCGGGGCCGAAACGAAGAGCATGGTCGGCGCCCGCGAACTGGGGCTGATGAAAAAGACCGCCCGTGTGTTGAACGTCGCCCGCGGCGGCATCATCGACGAGAAGGCGCTGGCCGAGGCTCTGGCCGCCGGCACCATTGCGGGGGCCGGCGTGGACGTGTTCAGCGTGGAGCCGATCGCGGCGGACAACCCGCTCGCGAAAGCCCCGAACATCGTCATCACCCCCCACCTGGGGGCCTCCACGCTCGAGGCGCAGGAGAACGTCGCGGTCGAGGCGGCGCAGCTCATCAAGGACTTCTTGCTGAGCGGCCAGGTTGCGAACGCGGTTAACATGGCGGCGGTAAACCCCGCCGAACTCGCGGAAGTGCGTCCGTACGTTGACCTCGCCCGTCGGCTCGGGCTGCTTCAGGCGCAGGTCGCGCAAGGGGCGATTCGCAAGGCGTCGCTCACGTACCGCGGCGAACTCGCGGGGCAAAAGACCAAGCTCCTGACCGCGGCGTTCACCGC belongs to Gemmata obscuriglobus and includes:
- the serA gene encoding phosphoglycerate dehydrogenase, producing MARVLIADKLESSGIELLQAAGIEVDNRPGLKGDELKAAIQAADAVICRSQPKLSAEYFDNPGKMRAVARAGVGVDNIDVAAATRKGVVVMNTPGGNTVSAAEHTIALLLALSRRIPAADATMKAGGWDRNKFVGTEVAGKVLGVVGLGRIGREVARRAKGLDMKVIALDQFVTAAKVAELGYESAASLDELLPKVDYLTLHVPGGAETKSMVGARELGLMKKTARVLNVARGGIIDEKALAEALAAGTIAGAGVDVFSVEPIAADNPLAKAPNIVITPHLGASTLEAQENVAVEAAQLIKDFLLSGQVANAVNMAAVNPAELAEVRPYVDLARRLGLLQAQVAQGAIRKASLTYRGELAGQKTKLLTAAFTAGMLEYRLSEGVNLVNADVLARDRGIEIAESSSPKKGDFAALLHTEVETEGGTTVASGTLFGDQYVRLVQLGPFRMEGYLDGVLLVFRHHDVPGLIGFVGTIFGKHKVNIAQMTVGRTSPGGEAIGILNLDNWPSDEAVAEVKAHPQISSVTVVKLPAAGELPAWLG
- a CDS encoding PQQ-binding-like beta-propeller repeat protein; its protein translation is MRRYGMPLAVVLLLAALPLVPIVGQEKRVPPDAPVLPGKRLPARPGAGPTASPGAQLSDDAALKAAGLTSTDADSLLAYLKARTLSDDDQNKIGEVIARFGTDEFEARVRATDEVEKFGSAAIGPLKAAVQNPDPEVAYRARIALKRVEKVPHSAVASAAVRALVKLKPRDAAAVMLGFLPMADTEEVADDIRAGLVALAVNDAGKPEPALLKALDDKLVVRRSAAYVALTEGGAGAERIRIKDAFPLVKAAVRKESDTDAKFRGLWALLLTTREREFVPDLIGLIPQLPRGRIWQLEEFLLLAAGDTRPDAKFGKSEESLTKARDAWAGWWKQKGAAFDLAAFEFNPRITGFTDVIEYDGSFGRYRVVTLGPDQKEKAHLGAIGVNQLSFPTDVKKLPNGNYLIAELNMNRVTERDSTSRIVKTTIITQPLGVELLSDGGVVYVCRNQILVRDKDGKQVWQFTRGQHDIMGGCRLPNGDIAFVTMWNGANNQANLFRLAGKDGKEVGKPLSLARVQQLHGMNASGDDRILVCEYNRVAEYDLKAGKEVWKYDVNNATCAQRLPNGHTLITYMSASQGQPGKVIEVDTSGDIVWDYSPKDNMRPSRAIRR